A genomic region of Alistipes megaguti contains the following coding sequences:
- a CDS encoding thiamine pyrophosphate-dependent enzyme yields the protein MPKRELLLGDEALALGALHAGLSGVFAYPGTPSTEITEYIQSHPLAAERNVHRTWSSNEKTAMEEALGMSFVGKRAMVCMKHVGLNVAADAFVNSGMTGAHGGLVVVVADDPSMHSSQNEQDSRFYGQFALIPTFEPSTQQEAYDMIRTAFDLSEKYQIPVLMRMTTRMAHSRAVVEVGEPQPENALSYPEKARQWVLMPGNSRVRCKELIADNERLEQEAAASRFNRYTEGTDKRMGIIASGIAYNYLMENYPDGCPYPVLKISQYPLPKALVRRLAEECGELLVIEEGQPFIEQAVRGVLPAPLKICGRLTGELPRTGELTPDSVRAALGLAPHRAHAASEIVVPRPPALCQGCGHRDMYTALTEVVREFPNGKVFSDIGCYTLGWLAPFHAIDTCVDMGASITMAMGAAYAGQHPSVAVIGDSTFTHSGMTGLLDAVNEGANITVVISDNLTTGMTGGQDSAGTGRLEQICAGIGVDPAHIRVVVPLPKNREEMKRVIREEIAYRGVSVIIPRRECIQTAKRHAAAKYRK from the coding sequence ATGCCAAAACGAGAACTCTTACTGGGAGACGAAGCCCTCGCACTGGGGGCCCTCCATGCGGGACTGTCGGGCGTCTTCGCCTATCCGGGCACGCCGTCGACCGAAATCACGGAGTATATCCAGAGCCACCCGCTGGCCGCCGAACGCAACGTCCACCGCACGTGGTCATCCAACGAAAAGACGGCCATGGAGGAGGCCCTCGGCATGTCGTTCGTCGGCAAACGGGCCATGGTCTGCATGAAACACGTCGGACTGAACGTCGCCGCCGACGCCTTCGTCAACTCGGGCATGACCGGCGCCCACGGCGGTCTGGTTGTCGTGGTGGCCGACGACCCCTCGATGCACTCCTCGCAGAACGAACAGGACTCGCGCTTCTACGGGCAGTTCGCCCTCATCCCCACGTTCGAACCCTCGACCCAGCAGGAGGCCTACGACATGATCCGCACGGCCTTCGACCTCTCGGAAAAGTACCAGATTCCGGTACTGATGCGCATGACCACCCGCATGGCCCACTCGCGGGCCGTCGTCGAGGTGGGAGAGCCGCAGCCCGAAAATGCATTGAGTTATCCCGAAAAGGCGCGCCAGTGGGTGCTCATGCCCGGCAACTCGCGCGTGCGCTGCAAGGAGCTCATCGCCGACAACGAACGTCTGGAGCAGGAGGCCGCAGCGAGCCGCTTCAACCGCTACACGGAGGGCACGGACAAGCGGATGGGCATCATCGCCAGCGGCATCGCCTACAACTACCTGATGGAGAACTACCCCGACGGATGTCCCTATCCCGTGCTGAAGATTTCGCAGTATCCGCTGCCGAAGGCGCTCGTGCGGCGGCTGGCCGAGGAGTGCGGCGAACTGCTCGTCATCGAGGAGGGACAGCCCTTCATCGAGCAGGCCGTGCGGGGCGTACTGCCCGCACCGCTGAAGATCTGCGGCCGGCTGACGGGCGAACTCCCGCGTACGGGCGAGCTGACCCCCGACAGCGTGCGGGCCGCCCTGGGGCTGGCTCCGCATCGGGCACACGCCGCCAGTGAGATCGTCGTGCCGCGTCCGCCCGCCCTGTGCCAGGGATGCGGACACCGCGACATGTACACCGCCCTGACCGAAGTGGTGCGCGAATTCCCCAACGGAAAGGTATTCAGCGATATCGGCTGCTACACGCTGGGCTGGCTTGCCCCGTTCCACGCCATCGACACGTGCGTCGACATGGGCGCCTCGATCACGATGGCCATGGGCGCCGCCTACGCAGGACAACACCCCTCGGTGGCTGTCATCGGCGACTCGACCTTCACCCACTCGGGCATGACGGGACTGCTGGACGCCGTCAACGAAGGGGCGAACATCACCGTTGTGATCTCCGACAACCTGACCACCGGCATGACCGGCGGACAGGATTCGGCCGGCACGGGACGCCTCGAACAGATCTGCGCCGGCATCGGCGTCGACCCGGCCCACATCCGCGTGGTGGTGCCCCTGCCCAAAAACCGCGAGGAGATGAAACGCGTCATCCGCGAGGAGATCGCCTACCGGGGCGTCTCGGTGATCATCCCGCGCCGCGAGTGCATCCAGACGGCCAAACGCCATGCCGCCGCCAAGTACAGGAAATAA
- a CDS encoding indolepyruvate oxidoreductase subunit beta: MKKDIILSGVGGQGILSIATVIGRAALSEGLQLKQAEVHGMSQRGGDVQSHLRISSSEIRSDLIPRGGADLIVSLEPMESLRYLEWLSADGWVVTNTVPVVNIPNYPDQTALEAELASLPHVVRLDADALAREASSPRSANMALLGATAPLLDIEPAKLEEGIRTIFARKGEAVVEANLAAFRAGYETAKKQTAR, encoded by the coding sequence ATGAAAAAAGATATCATACTTTCGGGCGTCGGAGGACAGGGAATCCTCTCGATTGCCACGGTGATCGGCCGGGCCGCCCTCTCCGAGGGGCTGCAGCTCAAGCAGGCCGAAGTTCACGGCATGAGCCAGCGCGGCGGCGACGTGCAGTCGCACCTGCGGATCTCCTCGTCGGAGATCCGTTCGGACCTCATCCCGCGCGGCGGGGCCGACCTGATCGTCTCGCTCGAACCGATGGAGTCGCTGCGCTACCTGGAGTGGCTCTCGGCCGACGGATGGGTGGTAACGAACACCGTTCCGGTCGTGAACATTCCGAACTACCCCGACCAGACAGCCCTCGAGGCGGAGCTTGCCTCGCTGCCGCACGTCGTACGGCTCGACGCCGACGCCCTGGCCCGCGAAGCCTCGTCGCCGCGTTCGGCCAACATGGCGCTGCTGGGCGCCACCGCCCCGCTGCTGGACATCGAGCCCGCGAAACTCGAAGAGGGCATCCGCACCATCTTCGCCCGCAAGGGCGAGGCGGTGGTCGAGGCCAACCTCGCGGCTTTCCGTGCGGGGTATGAAACTGCCAAAAAACAGACCGCACGATGA
- a CDS encoding pyridoxal phosphate-dependent aminotransferase, translating into MNAPYDRSYLESALKQMDIADIARATIRQSGDIARIMERATGEEFIHLEMGVPGLPPEQVGIEAERRALAEGVASQYPNMYGLPELKEQAARFIKAYLDVEISPRGCIPTVGSMQGSFTTFLMCSQLDPARRRILFIDPGFPVQRSQVRILGIPSDSFDIYDYRGEKLGPKLESYLAQGDVAAIVYSNPNNPSWVCLTEEELRTIGELATRYDTIVIEDLAYLCMDFRKPLGRPFEAPYQATVARYTKNWIVLISGSKIFSYAGQRIAVAAISDTLFQREYEALRQRYGIARLGDAYVLTFLYAASSGTSHSAQYALAAMFRAAADGRLDFVGETAEYARRARLTKEIFLRHGFRIVYDKDLEERVGDGFFYTIGYGTMTSAELLSELLLCGVCAISLSSTGSRQHGIRVCVSQMNRPEQFELLDKRLKAFAENHPL; encoded by the coding sequence ATGAACGCACCCTACGACCGCTCGTATCTCGAATCGGCGCTGAAGCAGATGGACATCGCCGACATCGCCCGGGCGACGATCCGCCAGTCGGGCGACATCGCCCGCATCATGGAACGCGCGACGGGCGAGGAGTTCATCCATCTGGAGATGGGTGTTCCGGGGCTTCCGCCCGAGCAGGTGGGCATCGAGGCCGAACGCCGGGCGCTGGCCGAAGGGGTCGCCTCGCAATACCCGAACATGTACGGACTGCCGGAGCTGAAGGAGCAGGCCGCCCGCTTCATCAAGGCCTACCTCGACGTGGAGATCTCGCCGCGGGGCTGCATCCCGACGGTCGGCTCGATGCAGGGGAGCTTCACCACCTTCCTGATGTGCTCGCAGTTGGACCCCGCACGGCGCAGGATCCTCTTCATCGACCCGGGCTTCCCCGTCCAGCGGAGTCAGGTGCGCATCCTCGGCATCCCCAGCGACTCGTTCGACATCTACGACTACCGCGGCGAAAAGCTCGGTCCGAAACTGGAGAGCTACCTCGCGCAGGGCGACGTAGCGGCCATCGTCTACTCGAATCCGAACAACCCCTCGTGGGTCTGCCTCACGGAGGAGGAGCTGCGCACGATCGGCGAACTGGCCACACGCTACGACACGATCGTCATCGAGGACCTGGCCTACCTCTGCATGGACTTCCGCAAACCGCTCGGGCGCCCCTTCGAGGCACCCTATCAGGCGACGGTGGCCCGCTATACGAAGAACTGGATCGTCCTGATCTCCGGATCGAAGATCTTCAGCTACGCCGGACAGCGCATCGCCGTGGCGGCGATCTCCGACACGTTGTTCCAGCGCGAGTACGAGGCGCTGCGCCAGCGCTACGGCATTGCCCGGCTGGGCGACGCCTACGTGCTGACGTTCCTCTACGCCGCCTCCTCGGGCACGAGCCACTCGGCGCAGTATGCCCTGGCGGCGATGTTCCGCGCGGCGGCCGACGGCCGGCTGGATTTCGTCGGCGAAACGGCCGAATATGCCCGCCGGGCCCGGCTGACCAAGGAGATCTTCCTGCGCCACGGCTTCCGCATCGTCTATGACAAGGACCTCGAGGAGCGGGTCGGCGACGGATTCTTCTACACGATCGGCTACGGCACAATGACGAGTGCCGAGCTGCTGAGCGAACTGTTGCTGTGCGGCGTCTGCGCCATCTCGCTCTCGTCGACCGGCAGCCGTCAGCACGGCATCCGCGTCTGTGTCTCGCAGATGAACCGCCCCGAACAGTTCGAACTGCTCGACAAGCGCCTCAAGGCCTTTGCCGAAAACCACCCGCTGTAA
- a CDS encoding acetyl-CoA hydrolase/transferase family protein produces the protein MQYTTAAEAVKLIQSGQSVYIQGSTSIPEVLVAAMADRGAELRGVKLYSAFAVGAHEAPYCRPEYRESFLVNSLFVANNIRRWLADGYGQSIPAFLGEIPGLFRDGTLPLDVALINVSPPDAEGYCSFGVSADLAVSAVECARTVIAQVNRAMPFSYGDAVIHSSRFAAAVEVDSPLVEVPTAVPTETELRIGRAIAELIPDGATLQIGVGGIPNAVLGALKDHKHLGLHTEAMTDGVLPLLESGVIDNSQKVVLPGITVASLALGSRRLYDYMDYRKDLVMKDVAWTNDPFRIRQNPKVMAINSAVEVDLTGQVCADSVGERIISGVGGQHDFMYGGALSEGGKTFIAMPSMTPKGESKIKALLTPGAGVVTTRHMIQHVVTEYGVAHLRGKNLAERARALIAIAHPSVREELERAAVKRYGYSFLRIR, from the coding sequence ATGCAATACACGACAGCCGCGGAGGCGGTAAAACTCATCCAATCGGGCCAGAGCGTCTACATCCAGGGGAGCACGTCGATCCCCGAGGTGCTGGTGGCCGCCATGGCCGACCGCGGAGCGGAGCTGCGCGGCGTGAAGCTCTACTCGGCCTTTGCCGTCGGGGCCCACGAGGCCCCCTACTGCCGTCCCGAATACCGCGAATCGTTTCTCGTGAACAGCCTCTTCGTGGCCAACAACATCCGCCGCTGGCTGGCCGACGGCTACGGGCAGTCGATCCCAGCCTTTCTGGGCGAAATCCCGGGGCTGTTCCGCGACGGCACCCTGCCGCTCGACGTGGCGCTGATCAACGTCTCGCCCCCGGATGCCGAGGGCTACTGTTCGTTCGGCGTCTCGGCCGACCTGGCCGTTTCGGCCGTGGAGTGCGCCCGCACGGTGATCGCCCAGGTCAACCGGGCCATGCCCTTCTCCTACGGCGACGCAGTGATCCACTCGTCGCGCTTCGCCGCGGCCGTGGAGGTCGACTCCCCGCTGGTGGAGGTTCCGACGGCCGTACCGACGGAGACCGAACTGCGCATCGGACGCGCCATCGCCGAGTTGATCCCCGACGGCGCCACGCTGCAGATCGGTGTCGGCGGCATCCCGAATGCCGTGCTCGGCGCGCTGAAGGACCACAAGCACCTCGGTCTGCACACCGAAGCGATGACAGACGGCGTGCTGCCGCTGCTGGAGAGCGGCGTGATCGACAACTCGCAGAAGGTCGTCCTGCCCGGCATAACGGTGGCCTCGCTGGCCCTGGGCTCACGCCGGCTGTACGACTACATGGATTACCGCAAGGATCTGGTGATGAAGGATGTGGCGTGGACCAACGATCCGTTCCGCATCCGTCAGAACCCGAAGGTCATGGCCATCAATTCGGCCGTGGAGGTCGATCTGACGGGGCAGGTCTGTGCCGATTCGGTCGGCGAGCGCATCATCTCGGGGGTCGGCGGGCAGCACGACTTCATGTACGGCGGCGCCCTCTCGGAAGGGGGCAAGACCTTTATCGCCATGCCCTCGATGACGCCCAAGGGCGAGTCGAAGATCAAGGCGCTGCTGACGCCCGGCGCCGGTGTGGTCACCACGCGCCACATGATCCAACACGTCGTCACGGAGTACGGCGTGGCCCATCTGCGCGGCAAGAACCTCGCCGAACGGGCCCGGGCGCTGATCGCAATCGCCCATCCGTCGGTGCGCGAGGAGCTGGAGCGTGCCGCCGTCAAGCGCTACGGATACTCGTTCCTGCGCATCCGGTAG
- a CDS encoding putative transporter, translating into MEWLKDLLFEPSALQAVVVISLISALGIGLGKIRIMGISLGTAFIFFVGILAGHLGLKLDPAMLTYAESFGLIIFVYALGLQVGPGFFSSMRSEGTRLLSPAIALILVGTLLAAGLSYAFGIRMSDMSGILCGATTNTPALGAAQQVLKQLGMDDSGAALSCAVTYPLGVVGVILAIAFLRKLFVRPSDLPGPDAEHRKNVFIASYHITNPALFGKSVHDIALQSHHHFVISRVWRNGQVSIPTSDKTLQQDDVILVITTPADAEALRMIFGEQEKKDWNKENIDWNAVDSQLISQRILVTRPEINGKKLSQLRLRNNYGINISRVYRSGVQLLATPDLRLQMGDRLTVVGEAQAIRNVEKILGNAVKSLNEPNLISVFVGLILGLTLGSIPVSIPGISIPVKLGLAGGPIIVGILIGTFGPRLHMITYTTQSANLMLRALGLSMYLACLGLDAGAHFFETVMRPEGALWLGVGFLLTFVPVVLVGLFALRVMKVDFGSVAGLLCGSMANPMALNYANDTIEGDNPSVSYATVYPVCMFLRVIIIQVLLMMTL; encoded by the coding sequence ATGGAATGGCTCAAGGATCTGCTCTTCGAACCCTCGGCCCTGCAGGCCGTGGTGGTCATCTCGCTGATCTCCGCACTCGGAATCGGACTGGGCAAGATCCGCATCATGGGAATCTCGCTCGGCACGGCCTTCATCTTCTTTGTGGGCATTCTGGCCGGCCATCTCGGGCTGAAGCTCGATCCGGCGATGCTGACCTATGCCGAGAGCTTCGGCCTGATCATCTTCGTCTATGCCTTAGGGCTACAGGTGGGCCCGGGCTTTTTCAGCTCGATGCGTTCGGAGGGGACGCGGCTCCTCTCGCCGGCCATCGCCCTGATCCTCGTCGGGACGCTCCTGGCTGCCGGTCTGAGCTACGCCTTCGGCATCCGCATGTCCGACATGTCAGGCATCCTGTGCGGCGCGACGACCAACACCCCGGCACTGGGTGCCGCCCAGCAGGTGCTCAAGCAGCTGGGCATGGACGACAGCGGCGCCGCGCTGAGCTGTGCCGTGACCTATCCGCTGGGCGTCGTCGGGGTGATTCTGGCCATCGCCTTCCTGCGCAAACTGTTCGTCCGGCCGTCGGACCTGCCCGGCCCCGACGCCGAACACCGCAAGAACGTCTTCATCGCCAGCTACCACATCACCAATCCGGCACTCTTCGGCAAGAGCGTCCATGACATCGCCCTGCAGAGCCACCACCACTTCGTCATCTCGCGCGTATGGCGCAACGGGCAGGTCTCGATCCCCACGTCGGACAAGACCCTGCAGCAGGATGACGTCATCCTCGTCATCACCACCCCGGCCGATGCCGAGGCGCTGCGGATGATCTTCGGCGAGCAGGAGAAGAAGGACTGGAACAAGGAGAACATCGACTGGAACGCCGTCGACAGCCAGCTCATCTCGCAGCGCATTCTGGTCACCCGGCCCGAAATCAACGGCAAGAAGCTCTCGCAGCTGCGTCTGCGCAACAACTACGGCATCAACATCAGCCGCGTCTACCGTTCGGGCGTACAGCTGCTCGCCACTCCCGACCTGCGGCTGCAGATGGGCGACCGGCTGACGGTCGTGGGCGAAGCCCAGGCGATCCGCAACGTCGAGAAGATTCTCGGCAACGCCGTCAAGAGTCTCAACGAACCCAACCTCATCTCGGTATTCGTCGGTCTGATCCTCGGACTGACGCTGGGCAGCATTCCGGTCTCGATCCCCGGCATCTCGATCCCCGTCAAGCTGGGACTGGCCGGCGGCCCGATCATCGTCGGCATTCTGATCGGCACGTTCGGACCCCGCCTGCACATGATCACCTACACGACGCAGAGTGCCAACCTCATGCTGCGCGCCCTGGGGCTCTCGATGTATCTGGCCTGTCTGGGTCTCGACGCCGGGGCGCACTTCTTCGAGACGGTCATGCGTCCCGAAGGGGCGCTGTGGCTCGGCGTGGGATTTCTGCTGACCTTCGTGCCAGTGGTGCTGGTCGGGCTCTTCGCCCTGCGGGTGATGAAGGTCGACTTCGGATCGGTCGCAGGGCTGCTCTGCGGCAGCATGGCCAACCCCATGGCGCTGAACTATGCCAATGACACCATCGAAGGCGACAACCCGTCGGTCTCCTACGCCACGGTCTACCCCGTCTGCATGTTCCTGCGCGTGATCATCATTCAGGTCCTGCTGATGATGACCCTTTAG
- a CDS encoding mechanosensitive ion channel family protein, producing MQALLKRWTHALLEWLGVTSSSSDAMDRWVAFALVVLTALLIDLFLQLIVVRGIRRLVERTRVKWDDRLFSVPVLNRSCHVVIAVLLTAVLPVIFDEQSVGRIVVLRMMQVFIVFTFLRLINALLCAAFHIVSLRPDWQNKPIKGLRQTAQGFFTIVAVILIVAILIDKSPVKLLTGLGASAAVLMLVFRDSIMGFVSGIQLSANNMLQVGDWISVPKYGADGTVEEVSLTTVKIRNWDNTLAMLPPYLLTTDSFTNWHAMQLSGGRRVMRSVSIDMTSVHFCTPEMLARFRRIDLLRDYIDLTEQRVETYNAAHGIAPGERKINGLHQTNLGVFRAYLVRYLEAEVPVNKSMTLMVRQLQPTETGIPIQLYFFTDTVVWTEYEGIQSDVFDHVLAVIPEFGLRVFQSPAGSDVAALGDYLQGDDAAGDPGADAPVANDSDRPDAEDSPSKGSSSAGPE from the coding sequence ATGCAAGCTCTTCTGAAACGTTGGACGCACGCCCTGCTCGAGTGGTTGGGCGTGACGTCGTCCTCCAGCGATGCGATGGATCGCTGGGTGGCCTTCGCTTTGGTCGTACTGACGGCTCTGCTCATTGACCTCTTTCTGCAACTGATTGTCGTGCGGGGAATCCGGCGGCTGGTCGAGCGTACGCGTGTGAAGTGGGACGACCGCCTGTTCAGCGTCCCGGTGCTCAACCGTTCGTGTCATGTGGTGATTGCCGTGCTGCTGACGGCCGTGCTGCCGGTGATCTTCGACGAACAGTCCGTCGGGCGGATCGTCGTACTGCGCATGATGCAGGTCTTCATCGTCTTCACCTTCCTGCGGCTGATCAATGCGCTGTTGTGTGCCGCCTTCCACATCGTCTCGTTGCGCCCCGACTGGCAGAACAAACCCATCAAGGGATTGCGGCAGACGGCCCAGGGCTTCTTTACGATCGTGGCCGTCATCCTGATCGTCGCCATCCTGATCGACAAGTCGCCCGTAAAGCTGCTGACGGGGCTCGGGGCTTCGGCGGCGGTGCTGATGCTGGTCTTCCGCGACAGCATCATGGGCTTCGTCTCGGGGATCCAGCTTTCGGCCAACAACATGCTGCAGGTCGGCGACTGGATCTCGGTGCCGAAGTACGGTGCCGACGGCACGGTCGAGGAGGTCTCGCTCACGACGGTCAAGATCCGCAACTGGGACAACACGCTGGCCATGCTGCCTCCCTACCTGCTGACGACCGACTCCTTCACGAACTGGCATGCCATGCAGCTTTCGGGCGGGCGGCGCGTCATGCGTTCGGTGTCGATCGACATGACCAGCGTCCATTTCTGCACGCCGGAGATGCTGGCCCGTTTCCGGCGGATCGACCTGCTGCGCGACTACATCGACCTTACCGAACAGCGCGTCGAGACCTACAACGCCGCCCACGGCATCGCCCCCGGCGAGCGGAAGATCAACGGCCTGCACCAGACCAACCTGGGTGTTTTCCGCGCCTATCTGGTGCGTTATCTCGAGGCGGAGGTTCCGGTCAACAAGTCGATGACGCTGATGGTCCGTCAGCTGCAGCCGACCGAGACGGGTATTCCGATTCAGCTCTACTTCTTTACCGATACGGTGGTCTGGACCGAATACGAGGGTATTCAGTCGGATGTCTTCGACCATGTGCTGGCGGTGATTCCCGAATTCGGGCTGCGGGTCTTCCAGAGTCCGGCGGGGTCGGACGTTGCGGCGTTGGGCGATTATCTGCAGGGGGATGATGCTGCCGGGGATCCGGGCGCGGATGCCCCCGTGGCGAATGATTCCGACCGTCCGGATGCGGAGGATTCGCCCTCTAAAGGGTCATCATCAGCAGGACCTGAATGA
- a CDS encoding NUDIX domain-containing protein gives MPHDNQKELFPVVEASGRVVGSATRGECHGGSMLLHPVVHLHVFNSRGELYLQRRPLWKDIQPGRWDTAVGGHVDYGETIDEALRREVREELGIADFQPEQVAVYEFRSERERELVHVFRTVYDGEVHPSAELDGGRFWSPREILDNLGRGVFTPNFEGEVSRILK, from the coding sequence ATGCCACACGATAATCAGAAGGAGCTCTTCCCGGTGGTCGAAGCCTCGGGACGGGTTGTCGGAAGCGCCACCCGCGGCGAGTGTCACGGCGGTTCGATGTTGTTGCACCCGGTGGTGCACCTCCATGTGTTCAATTCGCGCGGGGAGCTCTACCTGCAGCGGCGTCCGCTGTGGAAGGACATCCAGCCCGGACGCTGGGATACGGCCGTCGGCGGCCATGTCGACTACGGCGAGACGATCGACGAGGCGCTGCGGCGCGAGGTGCGCGAGGAGCTGGGAATCGCCGATTTCCAACCCGAGCAGGTTGCGGTCTACGAATTCCGTTCGGAGCGCGAACGCGAACTGGTCCACGTCTTCCGCACGGTCTACGACGGCGAGGTGCACCCGAGTGCGGAGCTCGATGGCGGACGTTTCTGGTCGCCCCGGGAGATCCTCGACAACCTGGGCCGCGGGGTCTTTACGCCCAATTTCGAGGGCGAAGTTTCCCGAATCCTGAAATAG
- the araJ gene encoding MFS transporter AraJ: protein MKKSLIALAFGTLALGMSEFVMMGILPDIARSLGVSIPMAGHLISAYALGVCFGAPLMVLVARKRPLKQILLALTTLIILGNTCAALAPNYWTLLLMRFVSGLPHGAFFGVGSIVAERVADEGRRAEAVSIMVVGMTIANLFGVPLGTFISGAVTWRATFAIVAVWGAVATLLVRLWVPALPPLPDTGLKGQFRFLKHAGPWLVLASVMLGNGGIFCWYSYVSPLLIHTAGFLPDRLTLLIMLAGFGMFAGNLIGGHYADRFSPERVVRCTLTVATLALVGIFFGARMPILAVALMCVTTGCLFCVSSPQQLLILENSRGGEMLGAALVQVAFNLGNALGAYIGGLPIERGLGYEYTTLPGALFTLLGMVVIAVYIHKFPRHATR from the coding sequence ATGAAAAAGAGTCTTATCGCTCTGGCCTTTGGTACGCTGGCGCTCGGAATGTCGGAATTCGTGATGATGGGCATCCTGCCCGATATCGCCCGCAGCCTCGGTGTTTCGATCCCTATGGCCGGACATCTGATCTCGGCCTATGCGCTTGGGGTCTGCTTCGGTGCGCCGCTCATGGTGCTCGTGGCCCGCAAACGCCCCCTGAAACAGATCCTGTTGGCGCTGACAACGCTGATCATCCTCGGCAATACCTGCGCGGCGCTGGCCCCGAACTACTGGACGCTGCTGCTGATGCGCTTCGTCTCGGGGCTTCCCCACGGTGCCTTCTTCGGCGTGGGGTCGATCGTGGCCGAACGGGTGGCCGACGAGGGCCGCCGGGCCGAGGCCGTCTCGATCATGGTCGTCGGCATGACCATCGCCAACTTGTTTGGCGTGCCGCTCGGAACCTTCATCAGCGGGGCGGTCACCTGGCGGGCCACCTTTGCCATCGTGGCCGTCTGGGGCGCCGTGGCCACACTGCTCGTCCGGCTCTGGGTGCCGGCGCTCCCGCCGCTTCCCGATACGGGCCTCAAGGGGCAGTTCCGCTTTCTGAAGCATGCCGGACCGTGGCTGGTGCTCGCCTCGGTGATGCTGGGCAACGGCGGTATCTTCTGCTGGTACAGCTACGTCAGCCCGCTGCTGATCCATACGGCAGGATTCCTGCCCGATCGGTTGACGCTGCTGATCATGCTTGCGGGCTTCGGCATGTTTGCCGGCAATCTGATCGGCGGCCACTATGCCGACCGCTTCTCGCCCGAGAGGGTTGTGCGCTGCACGCTGACCGTGGCGACGTTGGCCCTGGTGGGGATTTTCTTCGGGGCCCGCATGCCGATTCTGGCCGTGGCGCTGATGTGCGTCACGACGGGATGCCTCTTCTGTGTCTCGTCGCCACAGCAGCTGCTGATCCTCGAGAATTCGCGCGGCGGAGAAATGCTCGGTGCCGCCCTTGTGCAGGTGGCCTTCAACCTCGGAAACGCCCTCGGAGCCTACATCGGCGGACTGCCGATCGAACGCGGTCTGGGGTACGAATATACGACACTGCCCGGCGCCCTCTTCACGCTGCTGGGCATGGTCGTCATTGCGGTTTATATCCATAAATTCCCTCGTCATGCCACACGATAA